From Watersipora subatra chromosome 8, tzWatSuba1.1, whole genome shotgun sequence, a single genomic window includes:
- the LOC137402516 gene encoding autotransporter adhesin SadA-like, whose product MLGNVERDMIGNVERDEVNPNTDEVNPNTDEVNPDTDEVNPDTDKVYPDTDEVNPDTDEVNPDTDYVNPDTDKVNPNTDEVNPDTDEVNPDTDEVNPDTDEVNSDTDEVNADTDEMNPDTDEVNPNTDEVNPNTDEVNSDTDKVNPDTYEVNPDTDEVNSDTDEVNPDTGYVNPDTDKVNPNTDEVNPDTDEVNPDTDEVNPDTDEVNPDTDEVNADTDEMNPDTDEVNPDTDEVNPDTDE is encoded by the exons atgctagggaatgttgagagagatatgatagggaatgttgagagag ATGAGGTGAACCCTAATACAGATGAGGTGAACCCTAATACAGATGAGGTGAACCCTGATACAGATGAGGTGAACCCTGATACAGATAAGGTGTACCCTGATACAGATGAGGTGAACCCTGATACAGATGAGGTGAACCCTGATACAGATTATGTGAACCCTGATACAGATAAGGTGAACCCTAATACAGATGAGGTGAACCCTGATACAGATGAGGTGAACCCTGATACAGATGAGGTGAACCCTGATACAGATGAGGTGAACTCTGACACAGATGAGGTGAACGCTGATACAGATGAGATGAACCCTGATACAGATGAGGTGAACCCTAATACAGATGAGGTGAACCCTAATACAGATGAG GTGAACTCTGATACAGATAAGGTGAACCCTGATACATATGAGGTGAACCCTGATACAGATGAGGTGAACTCTGATACAGATGAGGTGAACCCTGATACAGGTTACGTGAACCCTGATACAGATAAGGTGAACCCTAATACAGATGAGGTGAACCCTGATACAGATGAGGTGAACCCTGATACAGATGAGGTGAACCCTGATACAGATGAGGTGAACCCTGATACAGATGAGGTGAACGCTGATACAGATGAGATGAACCCTGATACAGATGAGGTGAACCCTGATACAGATGAGGTGAACCCTGATACAGATGAGTAG